TGATACCAAGTCCTTGCTAGAGTCACTTTTCCCAAGTCTTTTTTCTCCAACATTGCAGCCATTGGACAGCCTGAGAGGTCTACTTTAACATCAGATTGTTCTATAAAGATTCTCCAGGCTTCTGGAAGTGGTTCCCCGTTTCGCAAATGTTGACAAATTTCATAGATCAATGAACGACCATGATCAATTGAAGCACTCTGGGAGCATGATGTAGCACCAATAACATCCAGCTCATGGCATCGAAGATAAGGATTAAACTCCAGCCTTTCTGACTCTTCACTGGTGAGATTTTGATCTATAATAATTTCTCCAACATCAATATATGGGAATTCAGTCTCATCCCATGGTTTGGTGCAATCAAGTGCAATATCACGGCTGGCTTCATCATTTGAAACTGCCCGGACTTGCAGCTGGAAAATGTAGCGAACCCCACCTGCTGAACCTACACGGCGCTGGAAATCTTCAGCAAGGAAAAGCAAGGGGCGGGTATCTTTATCATCCCTTGGAATTGCGCCTGTTTCTGGGGGAAGAATTCCAATAGGCTCCACTTTACCTGAATCCTCATTGATGCCTTCATCAAAAGGCCGCAGTTTGAATTTCACATACATCTCCTGTCCATCTGTGAACCTGAATAGCCTGCAAATATTGGAATAGTAATGTAGCTCAGCATACGAATTAGCATTGCGAAGAGACATCCACACTGCATCACGGACGTGAGGAACTCGCCTCACAAACTCCTCCCTGGCTGGAAGCCCACACACTAGCCATGTTGCAAAATCAGCAATTGTCCGGGCATAAAATGCCTTGCCTGTTTTTAGTGTCAGGTCAAGAAGGGAAGAGTTACTACCAAGTTCATTTTCATCTGAGAGTATTCTTATTGCTGCACCACGTGCATCTATCCTTGCATCATCATCAGCACTTAAGCTATTGCTGTGGCGGATTACAATAGGGTACCTCTTACCAGGGCAGAAAATTTTGTGTTCAGGCAATCCTTTGATGCTGTCATAAATCTGCAAGTATCCCTTTCCACTAACACCAATGCGATGGAAGTACCTTGATTTCACCTTCAAAGTTGTAGCAGCCAAATTTGCAGCCAAATTACCAACTATCTTCTTATATTTAATGTCCATCTCTTCTATCCTGTCATCCAAAGAATGCATAGTGTTCTTGATCATAACTGGAGTTTGAGACCCAATATAAACACCGCCCCTTTGAAGAACTGAATTCACTGGAGCAACTGAAAGAGCACCAAGAATTACATCTTTCTGAACAACAGAACCAGGTAGCACAAGACTTTGACTTCCAACTACAGAATTATCCTGAACCTCAATTTTCCTTCTAGTGAACCCATCGGATGAATAGAACCCGGCAATCATCCTACTAAAGTCACCAAGATGGACACCAGAACCAATTGTAATCAGTTCAGGGTCTGAAACAGGGTTGATGGCTCTGATAGAACAATGTTTCCCAACCTTAGCACCAAGAAGGCGCAAGTACATGCAAAAGGCTTCTGTTCCAGACAGGAGCTTGGCGAATCTAAGGTGGTAGGCAATAGTAATTCGATGGCGAAGCCAAGTCTTGAGGTGGGATTgctctttctctttccttccaGAAAGACAATGGGTCAAAGTGCATGTAAAGAAGCCAAGTATCAAGCCATGAGCGAAGTACGGAATAGCGATTGAGATTGCAAAGTTAACCGGGTTTGTTGTGACACCAGCAAACATTGTGGCATAAGCAATAACAGTGAATGGAACCCAGTGAAAGGCTCCACAGATGCAAAGAAACGAGAATTGTTGAAGGGATGCGGACTTTTGAGATAGCCAGATGAAAAGGAGGTAGATAATGGCTGCTGAGAGAGTGCTCAGGAAACCAACCATATAGATGCCCATCAAGTGGTAAATGGAGTCAGACATGCTAGGATTTTGCTGCATTGCAACCTGAAAACGTGGAATGAAATATTACAATTAAAAAAAGGCTTGACGGTGAAAAAATCCAAACTTTTTCTAGTTGGGATTTTTCACACCAAAATTGATGTCAATTTTTAACTCtgcttataatatttaaaaaaaaaaattcccccTCTTTCTCCTTTTCCTCAAGTGTATTTCATTTTGATTAATTTAGTTTGATGACATTTATTTTGAGATTCTAGTAATATTATTAGAAAAGTACTTGATGTAAGTTTGTTTATATCTTTTtagtataaatatataattaattaaaatgatattaattagatattttatattatcttttaaaatttaagatgaaatatt
Above is a genomic segment from Hevea brasiliensis isolate MT/VB/25A 57/8 chromosome 17, ASM3005281v1, whole genome shotgun sequence containing:
- the LOC110639794 gene encoding uncharacterized protein LOC110639794; protein product: MIKNTMHSLDDRIEEMDIKYKKIVGNLAANLAATTLKVKSRYFHRIGVSGKGYLQIYDSIKGLPEHKIFCPGKRYPIVIRHSNSLSADDDARIDARGAAIRILSDENELGSNSSLLDLTLKTGKAFYARTIADFATWLVCGLPAREEFVRRVPHVRDAVWMSLRNANSYAELHYYSNICRLFRFTDGQEMYVKFKLRPFDEGINEDSGKVEPIGILPPETGAIPRDDKDTRPLLFLAEDFQRRVGSAGGVRYIFQLQVRAVSNDEASRDIALDCTKPWDETEFPYIDVGEIIIDQNLTSEESERLEFNPYLRCHELDVIGATSCSQSASIDHGRSLIYEICQHLRNGEPLPEAWRIFIEQSDVKVDLSGCPMAAMLEKKDLGKVTLARTWYQTSWATFGQPLLQTVFPYFVMGLVIFAPLNWVLCLKESKKLSLHWLLPLVWVSSGIVAALACVVGKWILVGKKREGETVMIWSKGVFMDTVWQAIRTIVGDYFMEMTSGSIFFNLWLKLMGSNIELEQGAYVDSMGAALNPEMVEIERGGCVGKEALLFGHVYEGEGGKVKFGKIRIGEGGIIGSRAIAMPGVTVESGGNLSALSLAMKEEIVR